The following coding sequences are from one Enterococcus sp. 4G2_DIV0659 window:
- a CDS encoding helix-turn-helix domain-containing protein: MSLTHRIKELADNKKVTFAEIERSVGISNGQIRRWDNSSPKIENIQKVADYFDVSTDYLLGRSTIASIGSDAQEENLSSQIMFRMNTEGLSENEVDELKDEVDRFLRFRRAEIDRERELKQDDKA; the protein is encoded by the coding sequence ATGAGTTTAACGCACAGAATTAAAGAGTTGGCTGATAATAAAAAAGTGACATTTGCTGAAATCGAGCGCAGTGTGGGCATCTCAAATGGACAAATTCGCCGTTGGGATAATTCCTCTCCTAAAATAGAGAATATCCAAAAAGTAGCTGACTATTTCGATGTCTCTACGGACTATTTGCTTGGACGATCAACCATTGCTTCTATTGGAAGCGATGCTCAAGAAGAGAACCTTTCATCTCAAATTATGTTTCGAATGAACACTGAAGGTCTATCTGAAAATGAAGTTGATGAATTAAAAGATGAAGTCGATCGGTTTCTTCGCTTTAGAAGAGCTGAAATCGACCGTGAACGAGAATTAAAACAAGACGACAAGGCGTGA
- a CDS encoding ImmA/IrrE family metallo-endopeptidase, protein MTEQIDEYLSFSDKINDYISAVMVANNIGYENYDCSYIWDLVKAKGVSMRGFPFDGVARDRISGMIVKDSLETTIGFNQTMSEKRKNFTISHEIVHYLFHMNEDNTIFTDTDRSLHYSYNEVLHEFQANIGASAILVPDVVLFRFLKKGWNLSQLSQQFGISESALYIRLIQTMQANFGVSFVAAKANADAIRYKFSGKGQHSAVELGTNLEARLFRTNRFIEAL, encoded by the coding sequence ATGACAGAGCAAATTGATGAATATCTTAGTTTTTCAGATAAAATAAACGATTATATCTCAGCCGTAATGGTCGCAAATAATATCGGTTATGAAAATTATGACTGCTCATATATTTGGGATTTAGTCAAAGCTAAGGGCGTTTCAATGCGTGGTTTTCCATTTGACGGAGTAGCAAGAGATCGTATCTCAGGTATGATTGTTAAAGATTCTTTAGAAACCACGATTGGCTTTAATCAAACAATGAGCGAGAAGAGAAAAAATTTTACGATTAGTCATGAAATTGTCCATTATCTGTTTCATATGAATGAAGATAACACTATTTTTACAGATACTGACCGCAGTCTTCATTATTCTTATAATGAAGTACTCCATGAATTCCAAGCAAATATCGGTGCATCTGCTATTCTTGTTCCTGATGTCGTTTTGTTTCGCTTTTTAAAAAAAGGATGGAATTTATCTCAACTCTCCCAACAATTCGGCATCTCAGAAAGCGCACTTTATATCCGCTTGATCCAAACAATGCAAGCAAATTTCGGTGTCTCTTTCGTTGCAGCCAAAGCAAATGCCGATGCTATTCGCTATAAATTCAGCGGAAAAGGTCAACATTCTGCAGTTGAACTGGGAACAAATTTAGAAGCGAGATTATTTAGAACGAATCGGTTTATAGAAGCGTTGTAA
- a CDS encoding immunoglobulin-like domain-containing protein — protein sequence MKKKALIGLGLFLCFSLGNIAVPAATGLTALTAEATTLATATTFKNHGQAIASEAVNVGEKQDLYVSGKVDRTAGIYWVQLWVNGNLITEKKVQDNVPVGDDFFFELPIQNSIHSLEDKVKVVGLSKSKEVMDESEVKLQDGAYTLIANEFTLMKDDVVTGIADPDIADVELAVNGVVVDHQDVDFDDQFTLNAKESIHFLDDFVEVIGYDYNGKDIKHVKVSVNPIKIVMDLKYFTLGDKYVEGTVSGEGVTKVLLYVNNKRQGNPVPVNSDGSFKLSARAIRALDDDVKIATLNDKETALAHFNVLVNPAGFSRPFIGQYSDKQSAAPGENVGFQTSFRNYGFPDEFGLGTETIPTAEWIKPEFYFYYQKDMEIASFTMGNGTEWAPLVSVTELDPTKVVYTELENRTFSGTEYKGFKLTFQYNLAINSSFGGTFLSGWLKTPVNKTNDLSVIAFGSSNSKVANYKPIVHAFKDSENLTQSNDPNKLIFGHKKTNYNVAY from the coding sequence ATGAAAAAGAAAGCGCTAATTGGTTTAGGTTTGTTTCTTTGTTTTAGTCTTGGTAACATCGCTGTTCCTGCCGCTACAGGTTTGACAGCTTTAACTGCAGAGGCGACTACTTTAGCAACCGCTACAACATTTAAGAATCATGGTCAAGCTATCGCAAGTGAGGCAGTCAATGTTGGTGAAAAGCAAGATCTATATGTTTCCGGTAAAGTAGATCGAACCGCAGGAATCTACTGGGTTCAACTTTGGGTTAACGGTAATTTGATTACTGAAAAAAAGGTTCAAGATAATGTTCCAGTCGGAGATGACTTTTTCTTTGAATTACCTATTCAAAACAGCATTCATTCTTTAGAGGATAAAGTCAAAGTTGTTGGCTTATCTAAATCAAAAGAAGTAATGGATGAATCTGAAGTAAAATTACAAGACGGGGCTTACACCTTAATCGCAAATGAATTCACATTAATGAAAGATGATGTTGTTACCGGTATTGCAGATCCAGACATCGCTGATGTAGAGCTTGCTGTTAACGGAGTCGTAGTAGATCACCAAGATGTTGATTTTGACGATCAATTTACATTAAATGCTAAGGAATCGATTCACTTCTTAGATGATTTTGTAGAAGTGATTGGCTATGATTATAATGGTAAAGATATTAAACATGTAAAAGTTTCTGTAAATCCAATCAAAATTGTTATGGATCTCAAGTATTTCACTTTAGGTGATAAATATGTAGAAGGAACTGTTAGTGGCGAAGGAGTTACCAAGGTCTTACTTTACGTTAATAACAAACGACAAGGAAATCCTGTTCCGGTAAATTCTGATGGTTCTTTCAAACTTTCAGCACGAGCAATTAGAGCGCTAGATGATGATGTTAAAATTGCTACATTGAATGATAAAGAAACAGCACTGGCTCATTTTAATGTTCTAGTTAATCCAGCTGGTTTTTCAAGACCCTTTATCGGACAGTATTCAGATAAGCAAAGCGCTGCTCCCGGAGAAAACGTTGGTTTCCAGACATCCTTTAGAAATTACGGCTTCCCTGATGAATTCGGCTTAGGAACTGAAACCATCCCTACAGCCGAATGGATCAAACCAGAATTTTACTTCTACTACCAAAAAGATATGGAAATTGCTTCCTTTACAATGGGAAATGGCACTGAATGGGCACCATTAGTTTCGGTCACTGAATTAGACCCAACCAAAGTTGTTTACACTGAATTAGAAAATAGAACATTTTCAGGTACTGAGTATAAAGGATTTAAATTAACCTTCCAATACAATCTTGCAATTAATAGTTCGTTTGGCGGTACATTCTTAAGCGGTTGGCTAAAAACACCTGTGAACAAAACAAATGATCTTTCAGTAATTGCTTTTGGCAGCTCAAATTCTAAAGTAGCAAACTATAAACCTATTGTTCATGCATTTAAAGATTCTGAGAATTTGACTCAAAGTAACGATCCAAACAAATTGATTTTTGGGCATAAAAAGACAAACTACAATGTAGCTTATTAA
- a CDS encoding cold-shock protein, which yields METGTVKWFNSDKGFGFITAENGNDVFVHFSAIQGDGFKTLEEGQAVTFDVEEGQRGPQATNVNKA from the coding sequence ATGGAAACAGGTACAGTAAAATGGTTTAACTCAGACAAAGGTTTTGGATTTATCACTGCAGAAAACGGTAACGATGTATTCGTACATTTCTCAGCTATCCAAGGCGACGGATTCAAAACTTTAGAAGAAGGTCAAGCAGTGACTTTCGACGTTGAAGAAGGCCAACGTGGTCCTCAAGCTACTAACGTTAACAAAGCGTAA
- the icd gene encoding NADP-dependent isocitrate dehydrogenase, translating to MINGEKVTLDNGKLNVPEYPIIPFIEGDGIGPEIWSAAKKVFDTAVKQVYGDTRKVIWQEVLAGEKAFNQTGNWLPDETLESIKSHLVAIKGPLTTPIGGGFRSLNVALRQELDLYICYRPVRYFKGVPSPLKHPEATDMMIFRENTEDIYAGIEFPAGSLEAEKLIDYLKKEFGVDNIRFPESSAIGIKPVSKEGTERLVRGAIEHALENKRQSVTLVHKGNIMKYTEGGFKNWGYALAEREFKNQVFTWENYAQIKKEEGQEQADKRLDEAKKAGKLVVKDRIADIFLQDILLHPEKYDVIATLNLNGDYISDALAAQVGGIGIAPGANLNLETGHGIFEATHGTAPEFAGLDQLNPSSLLLSGVLMFEFLGWKEVGQIITKSIEEAIRNKTVTKDFADQMEGATLLSCSGFGEELIRLINKKE from the coding sequence ATGATAAATGGGGAAAAGGTTACATTAGATAACGGAAAACTAAACGTTCCTGAATATCCAATAATTCCGTTCATCGAAGGAGACGGAATTGGACCTGAAATTTGGTCGGCTGCTAAAAAAGTCTTTGATACAGCGGTAAAACAAGTTTATGGTGATACTCGAAAAGTCATCTGGCAAGAAGTTTTGGCTGGGGAAAAGGCATTTAATCAAACGGGAAATTGGCTACCAGATGAAACCCTAGAGAGTATTAAAAGCCATCTTGTTGCGATCAAAGGACCTTTGACAACACCTATTGGCGGAGGCTTTCGTTCTTTAAATGTTGCACTAAGACAAGAACTGGATTTGTACATTTGTTATCGTCCCGTTCGTTACTTTAAAGGTGTGCCTTCGCCATTAAAGCATCCAGAAGCTACGGATATGATGATTTTCAGAGAAAACACTGAAGATATTTATGCTGGGATTGAATTTCCAGCAGGAAGTTTGGAAGCAGAAAAATTAATTGACTATTTAAAAAAGGAATTTGGTGTAGACAACATTCGTTTTCCAGAATCATCCGCTATCGGAATAAAACCTGTTTCTAAAGAAGGAACAGAGCGTCTGGTTAGAGGAGCTATTGAGCACGCATTAGAAAATAAACGCCAATCAGTGACCCTTGTTCATAAAGGCAATATCATGAAGTATACAGAAGGTGGTTTCAAAAACTGGGGCTATGCTTTAGCGGAAAGAGAATTTAAAAACCAAGTATTTACTTGGGAAAACTATGCGCAAATTAAGAAAGAGGAAGGGCAAGAACAAGCGGATAAGCGTTTAGATGAAGCAAAAAAAGCAGGTAAGTTAGTTGTCAAAGATCGAATTGCGGATATATTTTTGCAAGACATTTTACTTCATCCAGAAAAGTATGATGTTATTGCAACGCTAAATTTAAATGGGGATTATATCTCAGATGCTTTAGCTGCTCAAGTGGGTGGAATCGGGATTGCTCCAGGTGCAAATTTAAATTTAGAAACAGGGCATGGGATTTTTGAAGCGACTCATGGAACAGCGCCGGAATTTGCTGGATTGGATCAATTGAATCCATCGTCACTATTATTATCTGGTGTGTTGATGTTTGAGTTTTTAGGCTGGAAAGAAGTCGGTCAGATAATTACAAAGAGCATTGAGGAGGCGATAAGAAATAAGACCGTAACGAAAGACTTTGCAGATCAAATGGAAGGGGCAACGCTGTTAAGTTGCTCTGGATTTGGTGAAGAGTTAATACGGTTAATAAACAAGAAAGAATAA
- a CDS encoding citrate synthase: MEIHRGLDGVVVSETKISSIVENQLLFAGYNIDDLVAENVPFEEVIYLLWYLKIPTSRELYKFKKELAAQMPISDTLVTCLKIQTRQNLHPMSVLRSTISLLGVFDPNAEATDERSTYKQSISLQAKMPTIVAAYARLRKGLDPITPKSDLSIAANFLYMLTGTEADEVQIAAMNQALILHADHDLNASTFTARVCASTLSDVYSCITGAIGSLKGPLHGGANERVFDMLMEIDSGNIGVEDYLNKKLDRKEKVMGFGHRVYKTEDPRKKHLKQLAKELTALTQKEQWYFLSCQVERYLKKTKGLIPNVDFYSATVYHCLDIDSDLFTLIFAMSRVSGWLGHIHEQKKEDCLIRPRSHYIGPKQLRYNALSSGGMEA; this comes from the coding sequence ATGGAGATTCACAGAGGTTTAGATGGTGTTGTTGTTTCTGAAACGAAAATCAGCTCAATCGTAGAAAACCAACTGCTGTTTGCAGGGTATAATATCGATGACTTAGTAGCTGAAAATGTTCCATTTGAAGAGGTAATTTATTTATTATGGTATCTAAAAATACCAACAAGCCGAGAATTATATAAATTTAAAAAAGAGTTAGCTGCACAAATGCCTATATCAGATACTCTTGTAACATGTTTAAAAATTCAAACACGTCAAAATCTTCATCCGATGAGTGTTCTACGCTCAACAATTTCTCTTTTAGGAGTTTTTGATCCGAATGCTGAAGCAACAGATGAAAGATCAACGTACAAACAAAGTATTTCTTTGCAGGCCAAAATGCCAACAATTGTGGCAGCATATGCTCGGTTACGAAAAGGACTAGATCCGATTACTCCAAAAAGTGATTTGTCAATCGCAGCGAATTTTCTGTATATGTTGACTGGAACAGAAGCGGATGAGGTTCAAATTGCCGCAATGAATCAAGCGTTGATTTTACATGCTGATCATGATTTAAATGCAAGTACTTTTACTGCAAGGGTTTGCGCTTCTACCTTGTCCGATGTTTACTCATGCATTACTGGAGCTATTGGTTCTTTAAAAGGGCCGCTTCATGGTGGGGCAAATGAGCGTGTATTCGATATGTTAATGGAAATAGATTCAGGAAATATAGGCGTGGAAGACTATTTAAATAAAAAGCTTGATCGGAAAGAAAAAGTTATGGGGTTCGGTCATCGTGTTTACAAGACAGAGGATCCTAGAAAGAAACATTTAAAACAATTAGCAAAAGAACTAACCGCATTGACGCAAAAAGAGCAATGGTATTTTTTGTCTTGTCAAGTTGAGCGTTATTTAAAAAAGACAAAAGGTTTAATTCCGAATGTCGATTTTTATTCAGCAACTGTTTACCATTGCCTGGATATTGACAGTGATTTGTTTACATTGATTTTTGCTATGAGTAGGGTTTCTGGTTGGTTAGGGCATATCCATGAACAGAAAAAAGAAGATTGCTTGATTCGACCTCGCTCTCATTATATTGGACCCAAGCAGTTACGCTATAACGCATTAAGCTCAGGAGGAATGGAAGCATGA
- the acnA gene encoding aconitate hydratase AcnA: MFLITSKELSEIFFEMDQKKYHYYSLASLETEQHQFIGKLPFSIRVLLESLLRQKNGTGITQKHIDDLAKWSAKHENKGEVPFKPARVILQDFTGVPAIVDLASLRKTIADFGGEPTKINPEVPVDLVVDHSVQVDVAGMKQALQLNMNMEFQRNQERYRFLSWAQKVFDNYRVVPPATGIVHQVNIEYLATVVTQKRIDDDTILLYPDTLVGTDSHTTMVNALGVLGWGVGGIEAEASMLGEPSYFPIPEVVGVRFINELSQGATATDLALKVTQVLREQKVVGKFVEFFGSGLIKLSLADRATVANMAPEYGATCGFFPVDDETIRYLRLTGRDEQTVAVTERYLKENQLFYDPINDPEPEYTKVIEIDLSEIEANLAGPKRPQDLVPLSEMKKTFEKAVHSPEGLQGFGLTEKQLEKSVSLELEGVHHQLKPGVLAIAAITSCTNTSNPFVMLSAGLVAKKAALLGLQVPNYVKTSLAPGSKVVTAYLEKAGLLPYLEQLGFHLVGYGCTTCIGNSGALKPEVEEAIKENDLLTSGVLSGNRNFEGRIHPLIKANYLASPPLVVLYALAGTVDIDVFNEPIGIGENDIPIYFNDLWPSRDEIQALIDECVTPELYQQEYARVFSDNAEWNKIETNDEPLYSWEEESTYIANPPYFVGMTKERIPRKPLNQLAVLAKFGDSVTTDHISPAGSIQKNSPAGQYLMDRGVGVREFNSYGARRGHHEVMMRGTLANIRIRNQLVPGVEGGYTIFTPTQEKMTIYDAAMNYQKQGTKLVILAGDDYGMGSSRDWAAKGVQLLGVEAVIAKSYERIHRSNLVMMGVLPLQFKTGEDADSLGLTGTELFDIAIDETKGILDTVTVTATKTTGEIVQFETILRFDSAVDLTYYQHGGILPMVIRKKLQC; the protein is encoded by the coding sequence ATGTTTTTGATTACTAGTAAAGAATTGTCAGAGATTTTTTTTGAAATGGATCAGAAAAAGTACCATTATTATTCACTTGCTTCGTTAGAAACAGAACAGCACCAGTTTATTGGTAAATTGCCTTTTAGTATTCGGGTACTTTTAGAATCTTTGTTACGTCAGAAAAATGGCACTGGAATCACGCAAAAGCACATCGATGATTTAGCTAAATGGTCTGCTAAGCATGAGAATAAAGGCGAAGTACCATTTAAACCTGCTCGAGTGATCTTACAAGATTTTACTGGTGTTCCAGCTATTGTGGATTTGGCATCTTTACGGAAAACCATAGCCGATTTTGGTGGAGAGCCAACTAAAATCAATCCAGAAGTTCCTGTTGATTTAGTTGTAGATCATTCTGTTCAAGTTGACGTTGCAGGAATGAAGCAAGCCCTACAATTAAATATGAACATGGAGTTTCAACGAAATCAAGAACGTTACCGTTTTTTAAGTTGGGCGCAAAAAGTCTTTGATAATTATCGTGTTGTACCACCGGCAACAGGAATTGTTCATCAAGTCAATATTGAATATCTAGCAACAGTTGTAACACAAAAAAGAATAGATGACGATACAATATTACTGTATCCTGATACATTAGTTGGAACGGATTCTCATACAACAATGGTTAATGCACTGGGTGTTTTAGGCTGGGGAGTTGGAGGAATTGAAGCAGAAGCGAGTATGCTTGGTGAGCCATCTTATTTTCCTATCCCAGAGGTTGTTGGTGTACGTTTTATCAATGAACTCTCTCAAGGTGCAACCGCTACTGATTTAGCGCTAAAAGTTACTCAGGTGTTAAGAGAACAAAAAGTTGTGGGAAAATTCGTAGAGTTCTTTGGTTCAGGTTTAATAAAGTTAAGCCTGGCTGATCGTGCAACTGTAGCGAATATGGCACCTGAATATGGCGCAACATGCGGCTTTTTCCCTGTGGATGATGAAACAATTCGTTATCTAAGATTAACAGGGAGAGATGAGCAAACAGTAGCAGTTACCGAACGTTATCTAAAAGAAAATCAACTATTCTATGATCCAATAAATGATCCAGAACCAGAGTATACAAAAGTAATCGAAATCGATCTAAGTGAAATTGAAGCGAACCTTGCAGGTCCAAAAAGACCTCAAGACTTGGTGCCTTTATCTGAAATGAAGAAAACTTTTGAGAAAGCAGTTCACTCGCCAGAAGGCTTACAAGGATTTGGATTAACTGAGAAACAATTGGAAAAGAGTGTTTCCTTAGAGTTAGAAGGTGTTCATCACCAATTAAAACCAGGCGTCCTTGCGATTGCAGCAATTACTTCTTGTACGAATACATCGAATCCTTTTGTTATGCTAAGTGCGGGGCTGGTTGCTAAAAAAGCAGCCTTACTTGGATTACAAGTGCCCAATTATGTAAAAACATCTTTAGCTCCAGGATCAAAAGTTGTTACAGCATACTTGGAAAAAGCAGGCTTGTTACCATATTTAGAACAATTAGGATTTCATTTAGTTGGTTATGGTTGCACAACTTGTATTGGCAATTCGGGAGCTTTAAAGCCGGAAGTAGAAGAAGCAATAAAAGAAAATGACTTATTAACCTCAGGTGTTTTAAGCGGAAACCGAAACTTTGAAGGGCGTATCCATCCGTTAATTAAAGCGAATTATCTAGCATCTCCACCATTAGTTGTGTTATATGCACTTGCAGGAACTGTAGACATTGATGTATTCAATGAACCAATTGGTATTGGTGAAAATGACATTCCCATTTATTTTAATGATTTATGGCCTTCTAGAGATGAAATTCAAGCCTTAATTGATGAATGTGTCACTCCAGAACTCTACCAACAAGAATATGCAAGAGTTTTTAGTGACAATGCAGAATGGAATAAGATTGAAACAAATGATGAACCATTATACAGCTGGGAAGAAGAATCTACCTATATTGCCAACCCACCTTATTTTGTAGGTATGACAAAAGAAAGAATACCAAGAAAGCCATTAAACCAACTTGCTGTGTTAGCTAAGTTTGGAGATTCAGTGACAACAGATCATATCTCTCCTGCAGGAAGCATCCAAAAAAATAGTCCAGCAGGTCAGTATTTGATGGATCGAGGAGTTGGTGTTCGGGAATTTAACTCTTATGGAGCCAGACGTGGTCACCATGAAGTGATGATGCGGGGGACATTAGCCAATATTCGTATTCGTAATCAATTAGTACCTGGTGTTGAAGGAGGCTATACTATTTTTACACCAACACAAGAAAAAATGACTATTTATGATGCCGCAATGAACTACCAGAAACAAGGAACAAAACTTGTGATTTTAGCAGGTGATGATTATGGCATGGGTTCATCAAGAGATTGGGCGGCTAAAGGTGTACAGCTTCTTGGTGTGGAGGCTGTAATTGCTAAAAGTTATGAGCGCATTCACCGTTCTAACTTAGTAATGATGGGTGTTTTGCCACTACAATTCAAAACAGGTGAAGACGCGGATAGCTTAGGTTTAACAGGAACAGAGCTATTTGACATTGCTATTGATGAAACAAAAGGAATTTTAGATACCGTGACTGTTACTGCAACGAAAACCACTGGTGAAATAGTTCAGTTTGAGACAATTCTTCGTTTTGATTCAGCTGTTGATCTCACTTATTATCAACATGGCGGGATTTTACCAATGGTGATTCGTAAGAAACTTCAATGTTAG
- a CDS encoding oxaloacetate decarboxylase subunit alpha, whose protein sequence is MTKEILFTETVLRDGQQSQIATRMPTSDMLPIIQTLDEAGYHALEIWGGATFDACIRFLNEDPWERLRTIRQATKKTKLQMLLRGQNLLGYKNYADDVVEAFVQKSIENGIDIIRVFDALNDTRNLQTSIEATKKFGGHCQPAISYTTSDFHTIDYFVGLTTELEKMGADSICIKDMAGILTPNDAYRLVTEIKNKIQVPLEVHTHATSGIAEMTYLKAVEAGADIIDTAISSFSGGTSQPATESMALALENLGYDTHLDMKKVSEAADYFNPIRDKFREEGVLNPKVKDTEPKTLIYKVPGGMLSNLLSQLTEQGLADKYEEVLKEVPKVRADLGYPPLVTPLSQMVGTQAVMNVVSGERYKMVPKEIKDYVKGLYGKPPVAISKEMTKLIIGEEKVITTRPADLLKPELPHYEKEIEEYAKSIEDVLMYALFPQQGKDFLGRREDRFYDVPMQEIKVTLDI, encoded by the coding sequence ATGACAAAAGAAATCCTTTTTACGGAAACCGTGCTACGTGATGGCCAACAAAGCCAAATTGCTACACGAATGCCGACAAGTGATATGTTACCCATCATTCAAACATTGGATGAAGCGGGGTATCATGCGTTAGAAATATGGGGCGGAGCAACATTCGATGCCTGTATTCGTTTCTTAAATGAAGATCCTTGGGAACGATTAAGAACGATCCGCCAAGCGACTAAAAAGACCAAACTGCAAATGCTTTTAAGAGGTCAAAATTTACTTGGCTATAAAAACTATGCAGATGATGTCGTAGAAGCTTTTGTACAAAAATCAATTGAAAATGGCATCGATATTATTCGTGTTTTTGATGCACTAAATGACACAAGGAACTTGCAAACATCAATCGAAGCAACTAAAAAGTTTGGTGGACACTGCCAACCAGCTATTTCATACACAACAAGTGACTTTCATACGATTGATTACTTTGTCGGTTTGACTACAGAATTAGAGAAAATGGGAGCAGATTCAATTTGTATCAAAGATATGGCAGGTATTTTAACACCAAATGATGCTTACCGTTTAGTCACAGAAATCAAAAACAAAATCCAAGTGCCTTTAGAAGTGCATACTCATGCAACAAGTGGGATTGCTGAAATGACTTATTTAAAAGCTGTTGAAGCAGGTGCAGATATTATTGATACTGCGATTTCTTCCTTTTCTGGCGGAACCAGTCAGCCAGCCACAGAATCAATGGCATTGGCGTTAGAAAATTTAGGCTACGATACGCATTTAGACATGAAAAAAGTATCAGAAGCAGCTGATTATTTCAACCCAATTCGTGATAAGTTTAGAGAAGAAGGGGTATTAAATCCTAAAGTCAAAGACACTGAGCCAAAAACACTGATTTACAAAGTGCCAGGTGGAATGCTTTCCAATCTACTCAGCCAGTTGACGGAACAAGGATTAGCGGATAAGTATGAAGAGGTTTTAAAAGAAGTACCTAAAGTTCGTGCTGATCTAGGATACCCGCCACTTGTAACGCCATTATCACAAATGGTCGGAACACAAGCAGTAATGAACGTAGTTAGTGGTGAACGCTATAAAATGGTTCCAAAAGAAATCAAAGACTATGTTAAAGGGCTCTATGGAAAACCGCCAGTAGCAATTTCAAAAGAAATGACGAAACTAATTATTGGTGAAGAAAAAGTAATTACTACTAGACCAGCCGATTTATTGAAGCCAGAGCTTCCTCACTATGAAAAAGAAATTGAAGAATACGCTAAATCAATAGAAGATGTATTGATGTATGCTTTATTCCCACAACAAGGGAAAGATTTCTTAGGAAGAAGAGAAGATCGTTTTTACGATGTTCCGATGCAGGAAATAAAAGTTACACTAGACATCTAA
- the citX gene encoding citrate lyase holo-[acyl-carrier protein] synthase, which translates to MSKTYLKGEMITLIEMLDAREKRVRIQQELLYKYPTCALLSATMNIPGPVKTNEQLRHAFYTVIKELNTLFPPEQIIAHKHRALATGSEYYLVLNEAPKELKKELIEVEETHYYGRLMDLDVVYLKEDTLCSISRTELNQKPRSCFICNDEAKICGRQRRHSIEEMQETISQLIEKGRMK; encoded by the coding sequence ATGTCTAAAACCTATTTAAAAGGAGAAATGATTACGCTGATAGAAATGTTGGACGCTCGAGAAAAACGAGTGCGTATTCAGCAAGAACTTTTATATAAGTATCCTACATGTGCTTTACTAAGCGCTACGATGAATATTCCTGGACCTGTAAAAACAAATGAGCAGCTTAGACATGCATTTTACACTGTTATTAAAGAGCTCAACACTCTTTTTCCTCCTGAACAAATCATTGCTCATAAACACCGAGCGTTGGCCACAGGATCTGAATATTATCTAGTCCTAAACGAAGCACCTAAAGAGCTGAAAAAAGAGCTAATTGAAGTAGAAGAAACACATTATTATGGACGTTTGATGGATCTAGATGTGGTTTACTTAAAAGAGGATACGTTATGTTCAATCAGTCGTACTGAACTAAATCAAAAGCCCAGAAGTTGTTTTATTTGTAACGACGAAGCAAAAATCTGCGGCAGACAAAGACGCCATAGCATAGAAGAAATGCAAGAAACAATCAGTCAACTAATTGAGAAAGGAAGGATGAAATGA